Proteins from one Heterodontus francisci isolate sHetFra1 chromosome 42, sHetFra1.hap1, whole genome shotgun sequence genomic window:
- the LOC137355517 gene encoding transmembrane protein 254-like isoform X4, producing MPATDSSAYFRRISLFWMAVITGSFGYYTLLMFWPHSVPYKSLGPWGSFSKYLVDNYHPYLYVGYWLAWALHLAETLYSIKLCSDKGITNISAQLKWAFQTFLFGIASLRHLLSYKPEQKGK from the exons ATGCCAGCTACAGACTCCAGTGCTTACTTCAGGAGGATTAGTCTCTTCTGGATGGCTGTCATCACTGGATCCTTTGGGTATTACACT CTACTGATGTTTTGGCCGCACAGCGTACCGTACAAGAGCCTGGGACCCTGGGGCAGCTTCTCCAAGTACCTGGTGGACAACTATCACCCCTACTTGTACGTCGG TTACTGGTTGGCCTGGGCTCTCCACCTTGCTGAGACATTATACAGCATCAAACTCTGCAG TGACAAAGGGATCACAAACATAAGCGCTCAACTCAAGTGGGCGTTTCAGACATTTTTGTTTGGTATCGCCTCCCTTCGGCACCTGCTGTCCTACAAACCAGAGCAAAAGGGAAAGTGA